The DNA sequence cctaataaattattttgttagtctttaaagtacgactggactacttttttgctttgatagtatatagactagcatggctatctctctgttactggcgGCCTCAAGTGAGCTCCGCTGGCCATTATTGATTTAAAGCACCCCCTTCTTGACAGCTTCCCCAGGTCAGCTGCTCCTCACTGCCCTGAAGTAACCCTCTGCCAATTAGCCAGGATGTCTGCTTGTTTAGTcttgcctctctccccttctaagCCAGCCCTCTGGCACGACCCTGTCACAAAGGACAaatgtgcaggtgtgtgtgtaaaAGCGAGGGAGAAGTGTGTTTGGGGGGAGTTCCTCCTTATGCAAGTTATTACCTTACTTTACTCTAGAGACCACCCCAGAGTTACACTcacatattttattaaatgccacagCTGGGTTAAAAGAAAAGGCAATTAGCTTTCGAGCACATGCCCACACACACTCAGACCCTCCTGCACAAATACACTTAGGCAGAGGGACTCACGCAGGTGAAGAGCTGCATAGGGACAGCGGAGGAAGCTGAAGCATAGCAGGTCTAGTGTGTCTGGCTTCAGTCATGATTCTGGGGCAGTGAGCTGTTGCATGACCCCTCGTCAGCGTAGTATTctggagcagtcagtaccatccaccctggccctgggcctctacctgcctcccccaccagctgAGACTAACTGCTgtggagaagtgatggcaagaAAAACTCCTCTAGCCTTGCACCATCTCTTTAGGTTTCAGTCCATAATTCttgtcctgccccagagccccaggatgctgtatgacccTGAGTCATCAGCTCACAGCAGATGGGATTTTGatcttctctttcttgggtgggtcttttgcagggctcagctcctattattctctggctaGCAAGATGCTGCTGACAGCTGGTCCTCCAGAGGGGCTGGCTTCAGGCTTTACACAACGCGAGTCAGTACCCTTTCTGCAAAGGACAGATGACAAAAGCAGAACTTTTATCTACACCAGCGCCGTCAATGCCCATTTAGCCCTGGGTTCAGGACTAGTTCTGCTGCAAGTCACAGCACTTCAGCTCTGCCTTCAGTTCCTATTTActggacaaaaaagcagtccggtagcactttgtAGACGAACAAAGTGATGTATAGGGGGATGAGCTTTCCGgggaaagacccatttcttcagctctGGGCATGGGGTAGAAGCAAACTGGCAGGACCCGAATTTGACAGAAGACAGTGAAACGAACACTGATGGATCCGCCCCATAGGAGGGAGGGCGGGGAGAGAAAagttgtcccacgaaagctcgtcccCGAAGGAATCACTGTGCTGGTCTGCAAGGTGCTCCGTGAAGAACTGCCGCCCTTCGCCGCCGCGGGCtccggggctggggaaggggccggGGGCGGCGCCCCGCCAGCTGGCTCTGGGACCCCTACCCCGGAGTCGCTCTCAGGGAGCccccggcggggcgggggagtCAGCTGCTTCTCAGTTCCCACGCGGTTcccgggccggggggcggggcctgtggcGTGCCCGTGCCGCCCCCTCCGGGTCTATATACACGCGGGGAAGCGGGACCCCGGCAGAGCCTCGCGGACGCCCGGCCCGGCTCCAGCGCGGCACGATGCAGCTCAGGCGGGCGCCAGGCGGCGCCGGgaaggccctggccctgctggggctggggctggggctgctggtgccgCCGGCGGGCGCCTGGTACAAGCACGTGGCCAGCCCGCGGTACCACACGGTGGGGCGAGCGtcggggctgctggtggggatccGGCGCTCCCCGTACCTCTGGCGCCGGGACTTGCGGGAGGAGCGAGGGGAGAGCCCGGACGCGCCCCCCGCCTCCGGACACCGGGCGCTGCCGAGGGGGCCAGCCCCGCCGGGCCCCTCCCGCGGCGAGCTGCGGCGCAGGGAGGCCCTGGCACCCCCGCGGCCGGCCGGCCGGGACTCGGCGGGCAGGCGAGTCGCCGCTGGGCGCCAGCCGCGCTTGAAGACAGGGGGCAGCCGCCTCCCGCAGCGCGCCACGTGCCCCGGCTGCCGGACGGGCCCCTGGAGCAGAGGCAGCCGGCCGCTGGCGGAGGGGGCGACGGGGAGGCGGCAGAGCAGCGAGGAAGGGCTCCGGCACTTAAGGTAAATGCCACCGAGTAAGTACCAGACTCGCTGCTTCCGCCGCCGTGTGCCGCcagcctctccttcctcccagccccaggctgctcccctgccccccggggcGCAGAGCGGGCCTGTGCCTTGCCCAGACGTGGGTTTCCAGCGGGTAGCGCTGCAGGGCAGGCGGCAGAGCCCTTCCTGCTCCCAAAAGCGAGAAGTCCGGTGGCAGcttggagactaacagatattttggagcacgagctttcgtgggcaaagacccgcttcctcagatgcaggcacgaaagctcgtgctccaaaatacctgttagtctctaaggtgccaccggacttctcgcTTTGGAAGATACAGAGCAagagggctacctctctgatacttccttcTCCAGTCCACAGGGCAGTTCACTTATATCCGCACAATAGCGGATCCAGGGGTGGTACCACTACAACATTTCCCCATCCATGTCCGCTCCTCCCCTGGGGGACTCCGCCATAAGGAAGCCCATGGAAGTCCTctacactgatttcagtggggttggGACCAGGCCGTGGGAGGGGATTATTTTATTCTGATTGGTTTACAGCTGAGACCCTTGTTAGACTTTCCTTGgccaggcagaagcagcagcagttcccTTGTTTGATGAAAACCCATGCTGGAGGGGAAATCCTTACGTTTAGCAAACACAGCAGAGCTCTGGTGATGTCAGGAAGTTCTGAAATTAGACTGAGATGAATCTTTATCTCTCTCAGCTCAGAGGAGACCTGTTTGAAGGTGGCTTCTTCTGGTTTGTAGCATCCTCTGATTTGGTAGGTTGGGAAGGATAGTCTTGGAGATGAAGACTAGTTATAAGGAAACATACAAAGAACCTAGCTGTAGATACAAAGATTTCTGTGTGGTGCTGAGAACTCAGGACTAAAAAGAATGATGCCCTGTTGCAAGGGAATTTGGCAACAAGCAAGGCAGGTGACAAGTTCAGGTATTTCATACCTCAACGGGATCCTTCTGGTGGAAGACAAGTAACTGCAGAAATAGTCAACTTTATGTCCAGCAGTTTCTGTCAAGCAGTAAAGTAAAATAAGATGCTTATACTATAACAGAGGTGAGAACT is a window from the Carettochelys insculpta isolate YL-2023 chromosome 16, ASM3395843v1, whole genome shotgun sequence genome containing:
- the NPW gene encoding neuropeptide W, whose translation is MQLRRAPGGAGKALALLGLGLGLLVPPAGAWYKHVASPRYHTVGRASGLLVGIRRSPYLWRRDLREERGESPDAPPASGHRALPRGPAPPGPSRGELRRREALAPPRPAGRDSAGRRVAAGRQPRLKTGGSRLPQRATCPGCRTGPWSRGSRPLAEGATGRRQSSEEGLRHLSLSEPEI